A genome region from Arachis duranensis cultivar V14167 chromosome 8, aradu.V14167.gnm2.J7QH, whole genome shotgun sequence includes the following:
- the LOC107462807 gene encoding MLP-like protein 28: MALTGKLSVETVIRSPAAKFFNLMARQLHHVQNVCDRIHAAKLHVGNDWHSVGGSVKHWTYIIDGKVVTCNETIDIIDEQKYLVIYNLFDGDISKNYKVFKLGFQVSDNSNNSGASVTWSVEYEKINNDVEAPYGYMEYLDKCTKEMDAYLLKA, translated from the exons ATGGCACTTACTGGTAAGCTTAGCGTTGAAACCGTGATCCGTTCACCTGCTGCAAAGTTCTTCAACCTCATGGCAAGGCAACTCCACCATGTTCAAAATGTTTGTGACAGAATCCATGCGGCCAAACTCCATGTCGGTAATGACTGGCATAGTGTTGGTGGTTCAGTTAAACACTGGACTTATATCATTG ATGGCAAGGTGGTTACATGTAATGAGACGATTGACATCATTGATGAGCAGAAATATTTGGTGATATACAACCTCTTTGACGGAGATATCAGTAAAAACTATAAGGTTTTTAAGCTAGGTTTTCAAGTGAGTGACAATAGTAATAATAGCGGCGCTTCAGTTACCTGGAGTGTTGAATATGAGAAGATCAACAATGATGTTGAAGCTCCATATGGCTACATGGAGTATCTTGACAAGTGCACTAAAGAAATGGATGCTTATCTTCTCAAGGCATAA
- the LOC107462808 gene encoding MLP-like protein 34, whose translation MALTGKLSIEIPVHSPASKFFDLATKKLHHVQNVCERVHATKLHEGDDWHSVGGSVKHWTYVIDGKVTTCKETIESIDEQNKTVVYKFFDGDIDQHYKTLKLIFQVIENNNGGTSTKWTIEYEKVNDDVEAPYGYMEHFDKCAKDLDAHLLKA comes from the exons ATGGCACTAACTGGTAAGCTTAGCATTGAAATTCCAGTCCACTCACCTGCTTCAAAGTTCTTTGACCTCGCCACAAAGAAACTCCATCATGTTCAAAACGTTTGTGAAAGAGTGCATGCCACCAAGCTGCATGAAGGTGATGACTGGCACTCTGTCGGTGGTTCGGTCAAACACTGGACTTATGTCATAG ATGGTAAAGTAACTACATGCAAAGAGACTATTGAAAGCATTGATGAGCAGAACAAGACAGTCGTATACAAATTCTTTGATGGAGATATCGATCAACACTATAAGACCCTTAAGCTTATCTTTCAAGTGATTGAGAACAATAATGGAGGTACTTCGACTAAATGGACAATTGAATATGAGAAGGTCAATGATGATGTTGAAGCTCCATATGGCTACATGGAACACTTTGACAAATGTGCTAAAGACCTGGATGCCCATCTTCTCAAGGCATAA